Below is a window of Leifsonia sp. NPDC080035 DNA.
GTGATCAGGGACTCCGGCTCGTTCTTCCCCGGCAGCCCGACGCTGATCAACTTCGCCCGCGTGCTCGGCTTCCTCACCCCGGAGCAGGACCAGGCGGCGGGAGGATCCGGAGCGTCGATCAACTTCGTGCTCTACCTCTGGAACTCGATCGTGTACTGCGCGCTGATCGGCTTCTTCCAGACGCTGTTCTGCGCGATGGGCGGGTACGCGTTCGCGCGGCTGCGCTTCCCCGGCCGCAACCTGCTGTTCAGCATCCTGATCGCCGCCCTGATGGTGCCCGGCATCTTCACGCTGCTGCCGAACTTCGTGCTCGTGCGCGACTTCGGCCTGCTCAACACCATCTGGGGCATGGTCGCCCCGAGCCTGCTGATGACCCCGTTCGCACTGTTCTTCCTGCGCCAGTTCTTCCTCAACATCCCCGTGGACGTCGAGGAAGCCGCGATGCTCGACGGCGCCGGCAAGATCCGGGTGTTCTGGCGGGTCGCGCTCCCGATGAGCCGCGGACCGCTCATCACGATCGGCCTCATCACCGTGGTCTGGGCCTGGAAGGACTACCTCTGGCCCCTCCTCATCGGCCGCGACGAAAGCGTGCGCACCATGACCGTCGCCCTCGGCGTCTACCTCCAGCAGTCGCCGAACACCCAGCCCGACTGGACCGGGCTGATGGCGGGGTCGACCCTCTCGGTCATCCCCGTGCTCGTCCTGCTGATCTTCCTCGGCCGGCGCATCGTCGAGTCGCTGAACTTCACCGGAATCAAGTGATCCATCCCCTTCCGCACCACCCAACACAGAGAGAGAACAACATGACAAAGCTCCGTCGCGTCGTCGCCGTCGCCGCCGCCGCAGCGCTGCTGGCCGGTGTCACGGCCTGCTCGTCGAACGGGTCCGGCTCCGGCTCGGACGAGAAGGTGACCCTGCAGTACTGGATGTGGGACGACACCCAGGTGCCGGCCTACCAGCAGTGCGCGGCCGACTTCCACAAGGCCAATCCCAACATCACCATCTAGATCGAGCAGAGCGCCTGGGGCCAGTACTGGACCAACCTCTCCACGCAGATCGCCGCGGGCAGCGCTCCCGACGTCTGGGTCGACCAGGTCTCGTACTACCCGCAGTTCGTGCAGGACAAGCAGATCGTCGACATCGAGCCCTACGTGAAGAAGGACAAGATCGACCTCGGCCAGTACGTCGACGGCCTCGCCGACCTGTGGAAGGTGGACGACGCCCGCTACGGCCTGCCGAAGGACTGGGACACCATGGGCCTGGTCTACAACAAGGCCGACCTGAAGGCCGCCGGTGTGGACGAGGCGTCCCTGGCCGACCTCACCTGGAACCCGAAGGACGGCGGCAGCTTCGAGCAGCTCATCGCCACGCTGACCGTCGACAAGAACGGCCACAACGGCCTCGACCCCGCCTTCGACAAGAACAACGTGAAGACGTTCGGCTTCCTCCCCGAGTGGGCGGACGGCTCGCAGGGTCAGAACGGCTGGGGCAACCTCGCCGCCTCCAACGGGTGGACCTACGCGGACAAGAACCCGTTCGGCACGAAGTTCAACTACGACCAGACGAAGCTCACCGACACCGTGCAGTGGCTCGCCGACCTCTCGAAGAAGGGATACGCGCCCAAGCTCGACGTGCAGTCGACGCTGGCCCGCTCCGAGGTCCTCGACAACGGCGGCGGCGCGCTGACGACGCTCGGCTCGTTCAACCTCGCCGCATACAAGGGCAAGACCGACCAGTTCGGCTTCGCGCCGCTGCCGATCGGGCCCGAGGGTCGCAAGTCCGCCATCAACGGCCTCTCCGACGCGATCTACGCGGGCAGCAAGCACAAGGACCAGGCGTGGGAGTGGGTCAAGTACCTCGCCTCCGCCGATTGCCAGAACGCGGTCGCCGAGACCGGCGTCGTCTTCCCCGCGATCAAGACCGCGTCCGAGAAGTCGGCCGAGGTGCGCGAGAAGGAGGGCCTGAACGCGAAGGTCTTCCTCGACGAGCAGCAGGCGAAGGACGGCACGTTCATCATCCCGATCAGCTACCACGGCACCGAGATCAGCCAGATCGTCCAGGACGCCATCCAGAGCGTCGCCCTCGGTCAGAAGGACGCCAAGACGGCCCTGACCAAGGCGAACGATCAGGTGAACGCCCTCTTCAAGTAGCTCACCCCGCGGGGGCGGCCGCGCGCCGCCCCCGCACCACTCGCACAGAAAGCCAGCCATGCTGCACACCTTCGACTTCGGATCCGTCCGCATCCCCGCCAACGTCTCCGGCACGCCCCGTCCGGTTGCCGCCGGCCACGTCGTGCCGGCGGGACCGATTGCGCTCCTGCATCCCTTCGGCGACACCGAGTTCTACCGCCACGGCTGGAATTCGTGGAGCCCCTCCGGCTGGGCGCGGACCGACGGCGACACCATCGGCATCAAGGACAGCCCGCGGCGCCTGCTGACCGCGGACGACGCCGCGAATGAGACGCCGCACGCGCACTCGGGGAGCGCGGTCGGTGCGGTCGTCGGCGAGGACGGCAACGTGCTGCTGCTCGGCGCGCTCGGCCTGGGCAGCCCACGGGTGGGCGCCGACGGCAACATCCTCTGGGGTCGTGCGGAGGCGGACATCGCGGAGTGGTTCGTCGGGTACGGGCCCGAGAGCGAGGTCTTCGCGAGCTACGCCGACCTCGTCTCCGAGCGGCTCGGCCGCCGGGCGCTGCGCGCGGGCGCCGTGTGGAGCAGCTGGTACTCGTTCTTCGAGGACATCGACGAGGACCTCGTCGCCCGCACGGTGAGCGATCTGCGCGGCTACCCGTTCGACGTCTTCCAGCTCGACGACGGCTGGGAGCCGATCGTCGGCGACTGGGAGGCCGGCCCCGACTTCCCGTCCGGGATGGCGGCGACCGCCCGCACCATCGCCGACGCCGGGTTCCGGCCCGGACTCTGGCTCGCACCGATGATCGCCCTCCCCGGCTCCACCATCGCGCGCACCCGCCCGGACCTGCTCGTGCAGGACGACGACGGCCGTCCACTGGTCAGCGGCTACAACTGGGGTTCCCACTACTACTCGCTCGACACCACACAGCCCGAGGTCAGGGACCACCTGCGCGAGGTGTTCGAACGCGTCGTCGGCTGGGGCTTCCGCTACCTCAAGCTCGACTTCATGTACGCGGGCGCGATCACCGGCAACCGGAGCAGGGACGTTCACCGCGAGACCGCGTACCGGGATGCCGTCGAACACATCCGCACGGTGGTCGGCGACTCGGTCTACCTGCTCGGCTGCGGCGTCCCGATGATCCCGTCGGTCGGCGTCTTCGACGGCGCACGGGTGGGACCGGACGTCGGCGCGTTCTGGGACAACGCCGAGCGCGTCGGCGACCCGTCCGGCGTCGGCGCACGCAACTCGATCGTCTCGTCCATCAACCGGGCGTGGATGAAGCGCCTCTACGAGGTGGACCCGGACGCCGTCTACTTCCGCAGCGCGCGCAACCTGCTGAACGACGGGGAGCGGCAGGCGCTGCGCGACACCGCCGCCATCCTCGAGTTCCGGTCGACGTCCGATCCGCTCGCCTGGCTCACCCCCGCGGAACGGGACGAGCTGCGCGCGTACATGGAGGAGACGGCCGTGATCGAGCAGACCGGGCGCTACGCGTTCCGTATCAACGGCCGCGAGGTCGACCTGGCGCCGATCGTGACCGGGGAGGCGGCGGCGGAGGCCGCATCCCTCGTCGTCTGACGCACCGATCCGTCGAGGACGCGGCCGCTTGCCCCGGCCGCGTCCTCCGCCGTCCGCGTCGCAGGCCGGTCGTCGCCTCAGTTGCCCGCGCGGATCCGGTCGTGCAGCGCGCGGGCCGCGGCCCCCAGTGCGGCCTCGGCCGCGGGCTGGGTCGACGCGGGGACCGACGATGTGCTCATCGCCACCACGGCGATCCGGGCGCCGTCGGCGTGCTCCACGACGCCGGCCTCGTGACGCAGGTTCAGCAGCGTGCCGGTCTTGGACGCCCAGACGGCGTCGTCCGCGCTGAGGTCGGGCGCGAGCCGGTGCCGGATGAGGCTCCGGCGCAGGTCGTCGCGCAGCCGCGCCGCGGCCTCCGGCGCGACCCCGCGGTCGTGCCAGACCGCATCCAGCAGCCCTGCGAACGCCCTCGCTGTGCCGGTGTTGGTCCGCGCGACGTCGAGCTGCCGCACCGGATGGCCGCTCGCCGGGGTGCTCCCGCGGATCGCGAGCGTGTGCGCCAGGTGCGCGTCCTCCGGCGCCAGATGCTCGAGCGGGGTGTCGGAGAGGTCGGCGAAGGGATGCCGCACGGCGATGCCGTGCACGCCGATGGCGTCGAGGTCCGCCGTCACCTCGGCGGGCGGCACGATGCGCAGCAGGGCGTCCGCCGCGCCGTTGTCGCTGATCGAGAGGGCGAGCGAGACGAGATCGTCGATCGAGATCACCGAGGGATGCCGGAAGCGCGTCGTGCCTGGCAGCCCTTCCCCGGGGTCCCCGGCCGGAACGGTCACCGGTTCGGCGCCGTCCAGGCGTCCGTCCGCGATGCGGGTGAGGACCGCGAGCGCGATGGGCAGCTTCGCGAGAGAGGCCGCGGGGGTGGGCGTGTCCGCATCCAGCGCGAGCTCGCGCCCGGAGCCCAGGTCGCGCACCAGCAGGGAGGCGCGCAGGCCGGCCTGCGCGAGTTCCGTCCTGACGTCGTCGAGGAAGCGGGCGTCACTCATCGTGCACCTCGTCGTCCGCGAGCGGCCGGCCGCTCGGGTGCGCGCCGAATGCGGCGGCGAGCTCGTCTCCGACGGCGGAGCGCACCGCCGCCACGTCGTGCTCGCTCTGACCGGTGACGGTGTACCCGCGGGCGAGGTCGAGACCCGTGAAGGGACGCCAGTGCAGCCCGAGCTCGCTCGCCTCCGCCTCGGAGCAGAGCAGCAGGTCGCCGTCGGCGAGTACGGCGGCGAGGGCCGCGGTGGTGGAGTCGTCGACGGGAAGCTGACCGGGGAGCAGGCCGGCCGCGTAGCCCGCGCGCTGCAGCACGTCGCGTACGTGCGGCACGTCGTCCTCCGGTCCGATCCGCAGGCGGGCGCCGGCGTCGCCGTCGCGGGCGCGACCCGTGCGCCCGCGGCGCAGCGAACCGATCCGAAGCGTGGCGCCGGTCGCGCGGCGACCCGCCGCTCCGAGCTCAGCCGCCCAGACGCCGTCGGCCGGCGGCACGCTCGCCACCGTGACGCGCACGCCGTTCGCCGCCGCCAGTTCCGCACGCCGGGCGGGCGGCGCCGCAACGAAGTCGAGGCGGATCCCCGCGGCCCGGCCGGCTGCGTCCACAACGGCGAGGTCGCGGGTCGCGCATCCCATCGGCACGGCGACGGTGACCGGCCGCAGCCGGGCGCGTTCGGCGTCCAGCTCGAGCTCGTCCGCGAGGCGCACCAGCCGGCGCGCGGACGGCAGCAGGTCGCGCGCGAACGGGGTGAGGACGGCGCTGCGCGCGGTGCGCTCCAGCAGTGCGCCCCCGAGGTGGCGTTCGAGCGCGAGGATGCGACGGCTTGCGACAGACTGCGCGACCCGCAGCGACGCTGCCGCTCCGGTCACGCTCCCACGCTCGCCCACTTCGACGAGCACCCGGCAGGCGGCGATCACATCCATCCGGCCACTCTAGATCCATGCCGGATGAGCATGGGTCCGCGCGATCCGGTCTTCGACAGGATCGCCGGCCCGGGTGAGGCTGCCGTCATGGACATTCGAACGAGATTCCTCTCCGTCATCGGCGGCACGGCGGTCGCCGCGGCCGTCGCGATCTCCGGCGTCGGCGCGTCCCCGGCGTCGCCGTCGCCGCACGCCTCGGCCTCGGCCGCCTCCGCGGGCCGCTCGGATGCGGGAGCCGCGGCGCAACACGTCTTCGCCGGGCTGGAGCGCAGCCACGGCGCGACTCTGGGCGTCGCCGCGATCGACACCCGCACGGGCCGGATCGTGTCGTACCGGGGCGGGGAGCGCTTCCCGTTCGCCTCCTCGAACAAGACGTTCATCGCCGCGGCGACGCTCCAGGCGTCGAGCGCCGCCGACCTGGACGTCGTCGTGCACTACACGGCGGCCGACCTGCTCGCCTACGCGCCGATCACCAGCAGGTTCGTGGACACCGGGATGACGGTGCGCGAGCTGATCGACGCCATGCTGCGGTTCAGCGACAACACCGCCGCGAACCTCCTGGTCGCCCGGCTGGGTGGACCGGACGCGGTCGAGCGCTGGCTGCGGGGCATCGGCGACCGCACGACGAACGTCGACCGGGTGGAGCCGGACCTCAACGAGGCGACGCCGGCGGATCCGCGCGACACGACGACCCCGGTCCAGTTCGCCGCCGACCTGCGAAAGGTGCTGCTCGGCACGTCCCTCGACGTCGCCGACCGCACCCTGCTGCGCAACACCATGCTCGACTGCACGACCGGCGACACCACCATCCGCGCCGGGGTCGACCCCGCCTGGCCCGTCGCCGACAAGACCGGCACCGGCGAGTACGGCGTCCGCGATGACATCGCCGTGGTCTACCCGACGGGACGCGCGCCGATCGTGATCGTCACGATGTCCAGGAAGGGCCAGCCGGACGCCGCTCCGGACAACGCGCTTCTCGCCGAGGCCACGAAGGTAGCGGTCGCCGCCCTTCGCTGACCCTGACGCTCGCGCCCTCCCGGTGGGACGATGGCCGGGTGGCGGCCGCACGGCCCGCCGGGAGGGATGCGCGTCGGAGATGGACAACCTGGAGACGGCGGAGACGGCGATCCGCGAGGCGAGGGCGGCCCTCGCGGCCGCGGCGGCGACCCCCGGTGGCTGGACGGAGCCCGTTCGGCTCGCGCTCGACGCGATCGAGAGCGCGGTCGCCGAGCTCAGCGAGCTGCGCGACCAGCCGCGCGAGAACACGGGGGAGTCGGGACCGGACGCGTCCTTCATCCGCTGACGAGCACGGCGCCCGCTGACGCGCACGGCGCTACGCTGCCAGCATGACCGACGAGCACCTCCGCGCCGTCCGCGCCCGTTTCGACGAGCGCGCAGGCGAGTACGACGACAGCGCCATGCACCGCGCGCTCGCGGCCGAGGTCGCCGCGTTCGCCGAGGTGCGGCCCGGGTCCGACGTGCTCGACGTCGCGACCGGGACCGGACTCGTGCTGCGGTCGCTGCGCGATGCGCGCGCGGGCGCCCGGCTCACCGGTGTCGACCTGTCGCCCGGGATGCTCGCCGTCGCCCGCGAGCGGCTGCCCGAGGCCGCGTTCATCGAGGCGGACGCCACCGCGCTGCCGATCCTGGACGCGACCGTCGACGTGGTGATCTGCGTCACCGGGATGCACCTGTTCCCCGACCCCGCCGCCGCGATCGCCGAGTGGGCGCGGGTGCTGCGGCCGGGCGGGCGGGCCGTCACCGCCACCTTCGGCAGGATGGACCCGGCCGCGCACGGCGGAGGCCACGGGGCCGCTCAACCGCCCGCCTATCCGACCCGCCACGACCTGTTCGAGACCCCGGAGCTGCTGGCGGCGGCCGTCGCGCCCGCCGGCTTCGCCGTCGCGCGGCACGCCTGGTGGACCTCCGGCGCCGACCGCATCCTCCTCGCCGAGCTCACCCGCTGACGAGCGCCGCCCTCGGCGGCTGTCGCTCAGAGGCTGTCGGGGTCGAGGTTCAGGAGCGTTGTCGCGTAAAGGGTCTGGCCGGCGCCGAGGGTGCCGTTCTCCGCGTTCAGCCAGATCAGGTCCTGCACCGTGATCCCGAAGCGCTGGGCGACGGCGTCCGTGGTGTCGCCCGGCGCGACCTTGTACCGCTTCGGCGCGCCGGAGGCCGTGGTCGCCGTGACCGTGCCGCCGGCGTTCGCGGCGGCCCCGTGATCGACCGGATGGACGTTTGACTGCCGCACCGGCACCGACCAGTGCACGGTGTCCACCGCGAGCACCTTGCCCGGGCCGAGCTCCACGGGGACACCGGTCGCGGACGGCGCGGAGGAGTAGGTGACGAGCGCC
It encodes the following:
- the bla gene encoding class A beta-lactamase, translating into MDIRTRFLSVIGGTAVAAAVAISGVGASPASPSPHASASAASAGRSDAGAAAQHVFAGLERSHGATLGVAAIDTRTGRIVSYRGGERFPFASSNKTFIAAATLQASSAADLDVVVHYTAADLLAYAPITSRFVDTGMTVRELIDAMLRFSDNTAANLLVARLGGPDAVERWLRGIGDRTTNVDRVEPDLNEATPADPRDTTTPVQFAADLRKVLLGTSLDVADRTLLRNTMLDCTTGDTTIRAGVDPAWPVADKTGTGEYGVRDDIAVVYPTGRAPIVIVTMSRKGQPDAAPDNALLAEATKVAVAALR
- a CDS encoding sugar ABC transporter substrate-binding protein, which gives rise to MEQSAWGQYWTNLSTQIAAGSAPDVWVDQVSYYPQFVQDKQIVDIEPYVKKDKIDLGQYVDGLADLWKVDDARYGLPKDWDTMGLVYNKADLKAAGVDEASLADLTWNPKDGGSFEQLIATLTVDKNGHNGLDPAFDKNNVKTFGFLPEWADGSQGQNGWGNLAASNGWTYADKNPFGTKFNYDQTKLTDTVQWLADLSKKGYAPKLDVQSTLARSEVLDNGGGALTTLGSFNLAAYKGKTDQFGFAPLPIGPEGRKSAINGLSDAIYAGSKHKDQAWEWVKYLASADCQNAVAETGVVFPAIKTASEKSAEVREKEGLNAKVFLDEQQAKDGTFIIPISYHGTEISQIVQDAIQSVALGQKDAKTALTKANDQVNALFK
- a CDS encoding methyltransferase domain-containing protein — encoded protein: MTDEHLRAVRARFDERAGEYDDSAMHRALAAEVAAFAEVRPGSDVLDVATGTGLVLRSLRDARAGARLTGVDLSPGMLAVARERLPEAAFIEADATALPILDATVDVVICVTGMHLFPDPAAAIAEWARVLRPGGRAVTATFGRMDPAAHGGGHGAAQPPAYPTRHDLFETPELLAAAVAPAGFAVARHAWWTSGADRILLAELTR
- a CDS encoding serine hydrolase codes for the protein MSDARFLDDVRTELAQAGLRASLLVRDLGSGRELALDADTPTPAASLAKLPIALAVLTRIADGRLDGAEPVTVPAGDPGEGLPGTTRFRHPSVISIDDLVSLALSISDNGAADALLRIVPPAEVTADLDAIGVHGIAVRHPFADLSDTPLEHLAPEDAHLAHTLAIRGSTPASGHPVRQLDVARTNTGTARAFAGLLDAVWHDRGVAPEAAARLRDDLRRSLIRHRLAPDLSADDAVWASKTGTLLNLRHEAGVVEHADGARIAVVAMSTSSVPASTQPAAEAALGAAARALHDRIRAGN
- a CDS encoding LysR family transcriptional regulator — translated: MDVIAACRVLVEVGERGSVTGAAASLRVAQSVASRRILALERHLGGALLERTARSAVLTPFARDLLPSARRLVRLADELELDAERARLRPVTVAVPMGCATRDLAVVDAAGRAAGIRLDFVAAPPARRAELAAANGVRVTVASVPPADGVWAAELGAAGRRATGATLRIGSLRRGRTGRARDGDAGARLRIGPEDDVPHVRDVLQRAGYAAGLLPGQLPVDDSTTAALAAVLADGDLLLCSEAEASELGLHWRPFTGLDLARGYTVTGQSEHDVAAVRSAVGDELAAAFGAHPSGRPLADDEVHDE
- a CDS encoding carbohydrate ABC transporter permease yields the protein MTTTTPAIPAPAPAADQPAPARTAARIRRRPSVGRILGWIVLIASLILTLFPFYWMLKTALTPAADVIRDSGSFFPGSPTLINFARVLGFLTPEQDQAAGGSGASINFVLYLWNSIVYCALIGFFQTLFCAMGGYAFARLRFPGRNLLFSILIAALMVPGIFTLLPNFVLVRDFGLLNTIWGMVAPSLLMTPFALFFLRQFFLNIPVDVEEAAMLDGAGKIRVFWRVALPMSRGPLITIGLITVVWAWKDYLWPLLIGRDESVRTMTVALGVYLQQSPNTQPDWTGLMAGSTLSVIPVLVLLIFLGRRIVESLNFTGIK
- a CDS encoding glycoside hydrolase family 36 protein — protein: MLHTFDFGSVRIPANVSGTPRPVAAGHVVPAGPIALLHPFGDTEFYRHGWNSWSPSGWARTDGDTIGIKDSPRRLLTADDAANETPHAHSGSAVGAVVGEDGNVLLLGALGLGSPRVGADGNILWGRAEADIAEWFVGYGPESEVFASYADLVSERLGRRALRAGAVWSSWYSFFEDIDEDLVARTVSDLRGYPFDVFQLDDGWEPIVGDWEAGPDFPSGMAATARTIADAGFRPGLWLAPMIALPGSTIARTRPDLLVQDDDGRPLVSGYNWGSHYYSLDTTQPEVRDHLREVFERVVGWGFRYLKLDFMYAGAITGNRSRDVHRETAYRDAVEHIRTVVGDSVYLLGCGVPMIPSVGVFDGARVGPDVGAFWDNAERVGDPSGVGARNSIVSSINRAWMKRLYEVDPDAVYFRSARNLLNDGERQALRDTAAILEFRSTSDPLAWLTPAERDELRAYMEETAVIEQTGRYAFRINGREVDLAPIVTGEAAAEAASLVV